The Clostridiaceae bacterium genome window below encodes:
- a CDS encoding putative heavy metal-binding protein: MIITTTPSVEGRRIIEYKGIVFGEVISGVDFIKDFAAGLTNFFGGRSRSYEGELIEARESAIREMVSRASALGANAVVGVDIDYEVLGQGGNMLMVTASGTAVLIE; the protein is encoded by the coding sequence ATGATTATTACTACAACACCAAGTGTTGAGGGAAGAAGGATTATTGAGTACAAAGGAATAGTGTTTGGTGAAGTTATTTCAGGAGTTGATTTCATTAAGGATTTTGCTGCCGGGCTTACTAATTTTTTCGGAGGCCGTTCCAGGTCTTATGAAGGAGAACTTATTGAAGCAAGGGAATCTGCCATAAGAGAAATGGTAAGCAGGGCTTCTGCCTTGGGTGCCAATGCCGTAGTGGGAGTAGATATTGATTATGAAGTATTGGGCCAGGGTGGAAATATGCTAATGGT